In Sporosarcina sp. PTS2304, a genomic segment contains:
- the flgD gene encoding flagellar hook assembly protein FlgD, which produces MAGEVNSTPAQNPITDSMYLINKQRDQRKTGPDTMGKDAFMQILIAQMSNQDPTNPMKDNEFIAQMAQFSSLEQTMNLAKAFDRFADAQNQSQLIQYNSFIGKDIRWHELSDKKDDEGKPVINEGSGTIQSIKYIDGSVIFTLADGKELSPGNISEVIANGASGSTGIQSNNLVQASMLIGKTIGYMNGEEELTGKVISVTNKEGKLHYILQDGSKIEADQFTSISE; this is translated from the coding sequence GTGGCGGGAGAGGTTAATTCAACACCAGCACAAAATCCTATTACAGATTCAATGTATTTAATTAACAAACAGCGTGATCAACGTAAAACAGGACCTGACACAATGGGTAAAGATGCTTTCATGCAAATTTTGATTGCGCAAATGTCTAATCAAGATCCCACAAACCCAATGAAAGATAATGAATTTATTGCACAAATGGCACAGTTTTCTTCGCTAGAGCAGACGATGAACTTGGCGAAAGCCTTTGATCGATTTGCGGATGCGCAAAATCAAAGCCAGTTAATTCAATACAATAGCTTCATTGGTAAAGATATTCGTTGGCATGAACTGTCTGATAAAAAAGATGACGAAGGCAAACCGGTTATCAATGAAGGTTCGGGCACAATTCAATCGATTAAGTATATAGACGGTTCCGTTATTTTCACACTAGCTGACGGCAAGGAATTATCGCCAGGTAATATTTCTGAAGTCATCGCTAACGGTGCATCCGGCAGTACAGGAATCCAGTCAAATAATCTTGTACAAGCAAGTATGTTGATTGGTAAAACAATCGGTTATATGAATGGCGAAGAGGAATTAACAGGGAAAGTGATTTCTGTAACAAATAAAGAAGGCAAATTACATTATATTTTGCAAGACGGCAGTAAGATAGAAGCAGACCAATTCACTTCAATTAGTGAATAA
- a CDS encoding TIGR02530 family flagellar biosynthesis protein, with protein sequence MNKIDIHRIPSQPPLIRQGQMQAQQLKQSFFEHLHQATETEKLKISKHASDRLQERGIYMTDAEWARIGEKVNEAKRKGIRDSLVLTDQAALIVSAKNSTVITAMNRMEAKDQLFTNIDGTIVLS encoded by the coding sequence ATGAACAAGATTGATATTCATCGCATTCCATCGCAACCGCCACTCATACGCCAAGGTCAGATGCAGGCACAACAGTTAAAGCAGTCATTTTTCGAACACTTACATCAAGCGACAGAGACTGAAAAACTAAAAATCAGTAAACATGCAAGCGATCGCTTACAAGAACGAGGAATCTACATGACTGACGCTGAATGGGCACGTATCGGAGAGAAAGTAAACGAGGCGAAGAGGAAAGGAATCCGGGATTCGCTCGTATTGACTGATCAAGCGGCACTAATTGTTAGTGCTAAAAACTCAACTGTCATCACTGCGATGAACCGCATGGAAGCGAAAGATCAACTATTTACTAATATTGATGGAACGATAGTACTCAGCTAA
- the flgG gene encoding flagellar basal body rod protein FlgG: MIRSMYSGISGLKNFQTKLDVIGNNIANVNTYGFKKGRTVFKDLYSQTVAGASAPGQNRGGVNPKQVGLGSQLAAIDTIHTGGSMQTTGNTLDLAIEGDGFFIVGEDGGTEKFYTRAGNFYLDEAGDIVDGDGRYLLDDGGAKINVDLEATSLSIGQDGAVNMVLDGVLTLVGNVGLAKFNNPSGLTKIGGNLYEESANSGVAAEGLPLAEGRGAIKSGSLEMSNVDLSEEFTEMIVAQRGFQANTRIITTSDEILQELVNLKR, translated from the coding sequence ATGATTCGCTCAATGTATTCTGGAATTTCTGGACTAAAAAATTTCCAAACGAAACTAGACGTAATTGGTAACAATATCGCAAACGTCAACACATACGGCTTCAAGAAAGGGCGTACGGTATTTAAAGATTTGTATTCTCAGACTGTAGCAGGTGCTTCAGCGCCCGGACAAAACCGAGGCGGTGTGAATCCTAAGCAAGTGGGTCTAGGTTCACAATTAGCGGCGATCGATACGATTCATACAGGTGGCTCTATGCAGACTACGGGAAATACGTTAGATTTAGCAATTGAAGGAGACGGGTTCTTTATCGTAGGAGAAGATGGCGGAACAGAAAAGTTTTATACTAGAGCCGGTAACTTCTATTTGGATGAAGCTGGAGATATCGTAGACGGTGATGGTAGATATTTATTAGATGATGGAGGCGCTAAAATAAATGTTGATTTAGAAGCAACATCTCTCTCTATCGGACAAGATGGCGCAGTAAATATGGTGCTTGATGGTGTATTGACACTCGTTGGGAATGTAGGTCTTGCTAAATTTAATAACCCGAGTGGCTTAACTAAAATTGGCGGTAATTTATATGAGGAAAGTGCTAACTCAGGTGTAGCAGCAGAAGGTTTACCTTTAGCCGAAGGGCGCGGAGCAATTAAATCTGGTTCCTTGGAAATGTCTAACGTTGATTTGTCCGAAGAATTTACAGAAATGATCGTGGCACAACGCGGTTTCCAAGCGAACACGCGAATCATCACTACGTCCGATGAAATTTTACAAGAACTAGTCAATTTGAAGCGATAA
- a CDS encoding flagellar FlbD family protein — MITVTRLNRTTFTLNALYIEKVESFPDTTITLTSGSKYIVLDTVEEINSRIIEFYQAVQLLSNPHIRGEEDEE, encoded by the coding sequence ATGATTACAGTTACTCGATTAAATCGTACGACATTTACGTTGAATGCATTATACATAGAAAAGGTCGAGTCGTTTCCAGATACGACGATTACATTAACATCAGGTTCAAAGTATATCGTCCTTGATACGGTTGAGGAAATAAACAGCCGGATCATTGAATTTTATCAAGCGGTCCAGTTGCTGTCGAATCCGCATATCCGGGGTGAAGAAGATGAAGAATAA